A single window of Candidatus Methanoperedens sp. DNA harbors:
- a CDS encoding DUF433 domain-containing protein produces MKQKYLWRYIVTDPAICHGTPTFRGTRISVKDVLEQVENGMAWEAIIEEWHGALSREAIAEAIRLAREALITHAPELMPEPACA; encoded by the coding sequence ATGAAACAAAAATACTTATGGCGATACATCGTAACCGACCCTGCTATCTGCCACGGCACGCCGACCTTCAGGGGAACACGCATCTCAGTAAAAGATGTGCTGGAACAGGTGGAGAACGGCATGGCATGGGAGGCAATTATCGAGGAGTGGCATGGAGCCTTAAGCAGAGAGGCGATTGCTGAAGCTATACGACTGGCTCGTGAAGCTCTGATTACCCATGCACCTGAACTGATGCCGGAGCCTGCCTGCGCATGA
- a CDS encoding AbrB/MazE/SpoVT family DNA-binding domain-containing protein, protein MSSEVEIAEVDAKGRILIPEKVREEIGIHPHDKLILGVKNHTLILAKKETSVFDLQLKEVAKGTLKKALIFERNIDKAGKKDMPVAS, encoded by the coding sequence ATGAGTTCCGAAGTCGAAATCGCAGAGGTGGATGCCAAAGGAAGGATACTGATACCCGAAAAAGTTCGTGAAGAAATCGGTATCCATCCCCATGACAAATTAATCCTTGGAGTAAAAAACCACACTCTCATCCTCGCCAAAAAAGAGACAAGCGTGTTCGACCTTCAGCTAAAAGAAGTGGCAAAAGGTACACTCAAAAAAGCCCTGATATTTGAGCGCAACATTGATAAAGCAGGCAAAAAAGATATGCCGGTGGCTTCATGA